The sequence GCTGTCGGCGTCGGTGGTGATGAAGGCTTGCGCGGTCCATGCCTCGTCGATGCCGCGTACGCAGCGGGTCGTGATGCCTTGCAGTGCGAGGCGTTCCAGGTACGGCGTGCTGTCCTGGCCGACGGTCGCCATGATCAGCGGATCACCACCGAGCAGGTGCAGGTTGTAGGCGATGTTGCCGGCACAGCCGCCGAACTCGCGCCGCATGGCCGGCACCAGAAAGGCCACGTTAATCTTGTGTAGCTGGTCAGCCAGCAGCGCTTCGGCGAAGCGTCCTTCGAACGACATGATGGTGTCGTAGGCCAGCGAGCCGCAAATCAGGGAAGTCATGGAGTGGTCCGGAAAGAGGAGGGTGGGCGCAGTTGCGCGATCAGGGATAGAACAGGTAGACGCGGTAATTCGAGGCTTTTTGCTGCAACAGTTCGAAGGTGATGCGGGCGCTTTGCTCGCTGGCGGCTGCAAAGCCGCTGTCGGCTGCCGGTGCTTGCGGCAGATAGTCGACGGCAGTAAAAACGCGGCGGCTGACCGGAGCGCCGCTGCCGTCGAGCAGCGTCAGTTCGAGCGCCGGCCAGCGTTGCGGTAACGGGCTGCTGTTTCGCAGCAGCAGGTTCAGCGTGAAGGTGTTGGCAGCCGGGTTGAGCGTGATCAGCTCGCTCGATTCAATCGAGACCTGGCTGGCTTGTGCCAGCAGCGCGATGCGGCAGTCCCAGAGCGTGCACGCCTTGATCAGCCACGGCTTGGTTGCGGGTACGCGCGCGGCGATCTGATCGCGTAGTACGTAGACGGTTTGCCCGAGCGCGGCCAGCGCCAGCAGCACGACTAGCGCAATCAGCCAGAGCCGGCGACTGCGGCCCAGAAGCTGGCGACGCCGGCCGCGCGTCACGAAGCTGGGTTCGTCCGGCATCACATCGTAGGCCGGCTCGTCATCGGGCTCGCCGGCAGTACTAGTGGCCTTGTTGCTGCGCCACGGCCGTTGCTGCAACTGGGCTATGGTCTGCGCCAGTTCGTCAAGTGCCGGCTCGTCGTTATCCTGACGTGATTTGGCTTTCAGCGGAACCACGAAGTGCTCGTCGGCTGCCGGCAATCGGACCGTGTCAGCGTGGTCGTCCTCGTCGTCATAGGCGAGTCGCATCAGCGTCATGCGTTGCATCGGATCGGACGTCACGAGGGCATCGGCTGGCGCGATGATCGGATCGAAGGCCGGATAAAAGTCGTCCGAGTCAGCGGGGCGAGCCGGTACCGGAGCCGGCACCGACTCTTGTGCGGGTTGCAGTAATGCCGGCGGGGGCGCGGTGCCCGGCAATGCCGTCACGCCCGGTCGCAGCAAATGTTCGATACCGTTGAAGATCTGCTTGCAGGCACCGCAGCGCACCAGTCCGGCACGCAGTTTGAGCTGGTCGTGCGCGACGCGAAATGTCGTCTGACAGTGCGGACATTGCGTTGCGAGCGCCATCGCGGCTAGCGGCTGGTAATCAGCTTGCCCGACAGCGCGACCCAGCCTTCGCGTTCGGCCCAGACCGACAGGGGCAGGAACGGTGCGTAGGCGGCAATGACGTCATCAGCTTGGGTGGCCAGTACGCCCGACAGCACCAGTGCAGCACCGTCTGCCAGATGGGCACACAGCATCGGCGCCATCACTTTGAGCGGTCCCGACAGGATGTTGGCGACGACGATGTCGAAACGCTGCAAGACATCATCGTGATGGAATTCATCGGGCAGGAAATAATCGATTTCGCAATCGTTGCGGTCGCTGTTGAAGTTCGCCGATTCGATAGCCTGCGGATCGATATCGACGCCGATCACGGTGGCTGCACCGAGCTTTTTGGCCACCAGCGCCAGAATGCCGGAGCCGCAACCGTAGTCGAGTACCGACAGATCGGCGGGCGCATGGACTTCCAGCCATTCCATGCATAGCCGGGTGGTCGGATGACTGCCGGTACCGAAGGCAAGACCCGGATCGAGTTCGAGGATCAGGCCATCCGGATCAGGCGCGTCGTGCCAGCTCGGCACGACCCAGATATTGGTGCCGATATGGATGGGCGCGAATTGCGATTGGGTCAACCTGACCCAGTCCTGTTCTTCGACACTGCGCAAACTGAACGGCAGGTCGGCAGCGGCCAATGGCAGGCCGGCGATGGCGATCGCCCCGGCGATCAGGGCGTCGGTATCGGAGTCGCTGTCGGTCAGCACGACGACGCGGCTGCGTTCCCAGGCGGCCTGCTTCGGCTCCATGCCGGGTTCGCCGAACAGTGGCTGCTCGGCTGCCGTGCCTTCATCGGCATCCTCGACGGATACCGACAGCGCACCGGCTTCCATCAGCGCGTCCGACAGGCTTTCAGCCTGGTCACGCGCTACTTCAATGACGATTTCAGTCCAGCTCATGGGCGCGCTCTATTTGATGATGGTCGTGACCTTGGCGGTCTTCGGCAAATCCGGCTTGTTGGCCAATTTTTGTTCCAGGTAATGGATGTTGGTGCCGCCTTCAATGAAGCGCGCATCAACCATCAGTTCGCGATGCAGCGGGATGTTGGTCAGGATGCCTTCAACCACCATTTCTGACAAGGCGATCTGCATGCGCTTGATGGCCTGGTCGCGCGTGGCACCGTAGGCGATCACTTTGCCGACCATCGAGTCGTAATGCGGCGGCACATAGTAGCCGGCGTAGGCATGCGAATCGACACGGATACCGGGGCCGCCCGGGGCATGCCATGTCAAGATCTTGCCGGGTGATGGCGTGAACTTGAACGGATCTTCGGCATTGATGCGGCATTCGATCGCGTGGCCCTTGAGCTCGATGTCGCGCTGACGGAAGCGCAGCTTTTCACCGGCGGCGATGCGGATCTGTTCCTGCACAATGTCGATGCCGGTGATCATTTCGGTGACTGGATGCTCGACCTGCACGCGGGTGTTCATTTCGATGAAATAGAACTCGCCGTTTTCGTACAAAAATTCAAAGGTGCCGGCACCGCGGTAACCCATCTTGCGGCAGGCTTCGGCGCAGCGGTCACCGATGCGCTCGATGATCTTGCGCGGGATACCGACGGCCGGCGCTTCCTCGATCACTTTCTGGTGGCGGCGCTGCATCGAGCAGTCGCGTTCGCCGAGCCAGACGGCGTTCTTGAAGTCATCCGCCAGGATCTGGATTTCGACGTGGCGCGGATTCTCGAGATACTTTTCCATGTAGACCTCGGGATTGCCGAAGGCAGTCCCGGCTTCGGTCTTGGTCATCGTCACCGCATTGAGCAGCGCCGCTTCGGTATGGACCACGCGCATGCCGCGTCCGCCACCGCCACCGGCGGCCTTGATGATGACCGGATAGCCGACCTTGCGGGCGGTCTGAATGATGATCTTCGGATCGTCCGGCAATGCGCCTTCGGAGCCGGGCACGCACGGCACGCCGGCGCGGATCATGGCCTGCTTGGCCGAGACCTTGTCGCCCATCAGCCGGATCGATTCGGAACGCGGGCCGATGAAAACAAAACCGGATTGCTCGACGCGCTCGGCAAAGTCGGGGTTCTCGGACAGGAAGCCGTAGCCGGGATGGATCGCCTCGGCATCGGTGACTTCGGCCGCGCTGATGATGGCCGGCATGTTCAGGTAACTCAGCGCCGACGGTGCCGGTCCGATGCAGACCGACTCATCGGCCAGCTTCACATACTTGGCATCGCGGTCGGCTTCGGAATGCACAACCACGGTTTTGATGCCCATTTCGCGGCAGGCACGCTGGATGCGCAAGGCAATTTCGCCGCGGTTGGCAATAAGGATTTTTTCAAACATGGCGTGGGCTATCGGTTCTCGGTGTCGTGAAAGGGAGGAAGCAGGCGTGTCGGGCAAGCCGCAACACGCTGGAACGCTTGCGTCAGGCGATCACGAACAGGGGTTGGCCGAATTCGACCGGCTGGCCGTTCTCGACCAGGATGTGGGTAATCACGCCGGTGGCATCGGCGTCGATTTCATTGAGCAGCTTCATGGCCTCGATGATGCACAGCGTATCTCCTTCTTTTACGTTCGCACCGACCTCGACATACGCCGGCGTGCCAGGGGCGGAGGAGCGGTAGAAGGTGCCGACCATCGGCGACTTGACGATGTGGCCAACCGGCTCTTCGTCGACCGGAGCCGCAGGCGCAGCAGCCGGGGCAGGCGTGACTTGCGGAGCCATCATCTGTTGCGGTTGCATCATCATCATCTGGCCTTGGGCAGCAGGTGTCTTGACGATGCGGACCTTGCTTTCGCCCTCGGTGACTTCGAGTTCGGCGATGTCTGACTCGGCAACCAGATCGATCAGTGTCTTAAGTTTTCGTAAGTCCATGTAGAACCCCTTGGAATGGTTGCGTGTTGCAAATAGATGGGAGCCGGAACAATAACGGGTGAACCGGCAAATATAGGATGAAAATGCAGCTCAGGAGGCGCTGGTCGCGCCGGGCAACGGCGTCTTGCGCCGGTGTCGACAGGCCCCGACAGCGGCGACGCATTCTGCGAAGTCAGGGATCACCGATGTGTCCCGACCATGAAAGGCCGCCCGTCCGACAGGGCAGGGTGCCTGATTGCGTACCAGTCCTGGCACGATTCATTACGCAAAAGCAGCTTTGTAGCCATCGAAATTGCTTACTCCGTTTGACGACGATCGCCGCATTTTGCCGTGGAATGGCGTCGGGTGGCAAGGAAAACCCATGCAATACTCTTACAGGCCAGCAATATCTCGCCGGACTTCCTGCATGTTCAGCCGGCCCAGATAGGTCTTGCGAACCTGGCCGTCGCTACTGATGAGCACCGAAAAAGGCAGGCCACCGGCCTGATTGCCGAACTGGCGGGTCAGTTCGCTGCCGCCCATGCCGCCAACATAGAGCGGATAGCTGACCGGTAACTTCAAGGCGAACTCGCGCAGGCTGGACGGCGAATCGATGCCGATACCGATCACATGGATCGACTTGCCTGCCAGTTCGGTATGCAGGGCCGATAATTCCGGCATCTCTTCGACACAGGGCGCGCACCAGGTCGCCCAGAAATTGACCAGCAGCGTCTGGCCTTTCCATTGCGCCAGCGCCTGCGGCTGATCTTTCAGGTCGGGCAATGTCATGCCGAACAGATTGCTTACCGCCGTCACTTGCGGTGCGGCCGGTGCCAGCCGGTGCCAGCCGAACCACGCGCCGGCACCGGCGAACAGCACGGCGGCCAGCAACAGCACACTTGTCGATCTTTTCATGGGTATTCGCTTTTTATGAGTTGTCGGACGGCGGCCAGGTCGGCCCGTTCAATCTTGCCGTGATTGCCGCGCAGGTCATCGATCGCATGCAGTGACAGGTGCACGCCTTCGTTGTGCCACATGAAGCTGACAATTTCGAGTGGATCGCCACCGGGACGCTGACGGGCACCTTCGGAGACGTCGAACTGGACGTCCTTGTTCAGCAGGTAGATCTCGACATCTTTCGGGCTTTCGGCGAACAGGTGCAGGTGGATATCGGAATGATTGCCCGCCGTGCCATTGAGTACCGCGCCGACCAGATACGGCGAGAATTGGGTCAGCTCGGTCATCAGTTCAATGGCCAGTTCGCGCAGTTGCTGCAAACGGGCCGGTTGGGTGTCACCAAAGAACAGCTCGTTATAGAGGCGCACTTCCGCTTCGATTTCAGTATTGTCCGGGAGCACGTCGCCGCGCGGCTTGCTGTTACCCAGTAGTTGCTTGACGGCCTTGCGTTTGGCGGTGCCGAAATCGGCCCCGTCTTCGGCAATCATGCGCGCCGCCGCGGCAGCGATTTCGGCGCGCAGCAGTTCGGTTTCGGAGGGGGTGTGAATGTCCATGCAGCCGATGATAACCCGTCGCGCCGGCGCTGCGGCGAGGTAGCGCAGCAGGAGGATTTTTGCTCCGTCCGACGATCGGTTCGGCACCTCACATTTTTGTTATAATCCGGCCCCTCCTGCTTCGCCATCACTTTTCCTACTACGCACCCGACCGTTCGTAACCGGAAGCTGTTTTGATCGACGCATCCATTCACGTCGTCACAAATGCAACCCCGAATTCAGAACATGACCCTTCGCATTAAAACGTTATCGTTGAAGCCGCGCATTGCCGCCGCCACTCCTGTCGAACCTGTCGTCGTGATTGCGCCTGGCGCGCCTGCGGATGGCGAGGTAGCGGCCGGACCGGTGATCGTGGTGCGGCGTTCGCGTCTGGCACGGCATGACGCGCCGGGGTGCGTGGCGTCCAATGATGTCAATGCCGAAGTCAACGCGGAGCCGGTCGTGGAGCCCGTGGTCGAGCCGGTTGTTGAGCCTGTCATCGAGCCGGTGCCGGTCCCGGTCCCGGTAGTCGATCCCGTGATCGATCCCGTGATCGAACCGGTGATTGATCCCGTGACCGTACCGGTGACGGATCCTGTCATCGCTCCTGTTATCGCTCCTGTCAGTGATGCGGTCGACGAATTCGTTAGTGCCTACGAAGCGGTCCCGCAGCCGTCCGGTCCGCCACCTGTCGTGATCCAGAAAGTATCGCGCCGCGCGCTCGTCCGGCCGCAGGTAGCCGAGCCGGTGGCCGGGGTGCCGGTCGAAGCCGCCGTGGCACCCGTCGTCGTGCAGAAAGTCGTGCGCCGTTCGGTCGTGCTGCCGGCGGCCGTGAGTGCGCCTGTCGTCGTGAGTAGCGAACCGGTCCATTCGCTGGCGCTGGCCAAGAAGGCAGCCAAGCTGGCGTCTCCGGTGACAACAACCCGTAAAACAGCGAGCCCTGCCGCACGTGCCGGCGCGGTCAAGGCAGCGCTACAGCCTGCCGCCACAGTCGCCGTGGTTGCCGCTGCCGTCGCCATGACGATTTCGCCTGCCGTGATCGCCGCTTTTGCTGCCCCTGCACCGCGCGCGGCCAAGGGCAAGGATGGCGGATCGCGCTCGACCATTCCGACCCCGGCACTGAGCCTGGAAGAACAAGAACTGCGCCTGCTCAAGATCAAGACCCTGATCAAGATCGGCAGCGACCGCGGCTACCTGACCCACGCCGAAATTAACGATCACCTACCCGACGAAGTCGCCGAAGGCGAATCGATGGATCGCATCGTCGCGACTTTCAATGACATGGGCATTGCGGTCTACGAAAAAGCGCCGGACGCCGACACGCTGCTGCTGTCCGACAAGGTCGCGTCCAGCCACGATGGTGCCGAAGCAGCGGTGGCGACAGCGCTGTCATCGATCGATGCCGACTTCGGCCGCACCACCGATCCGACCCGCATGTATCTGCGCGAGATGGGATCGACCCCGCTATTGAGCCGCTCCGAAGAAGTCGAGATCGCCAAGCGCATCGAGGCCGGCCTGGCCGACATGATGCAAGCCATCTCGGCCTGCCCGATGGTGGTGGCTGAATTGCTGGCCGTGGCGCAAAAAATTGCAGCCGATGAAACCGCCATCGACGATGTCGTCGACGGCGAAGCCGATGTGCCCGCCGCCGATGCGTCGCAGGCCGAAGCCGAGCTTGAGGTGACTGAAGAGACCAGCGAATCCGATGAATCGGATGAGGCTGACACCGCCGCCGATGTAGTCAGTCAGGCCGACAGCGACATGCTGTCCGCCGCGCAGCTGGCCAACCTGAAGCGGACCAGCCTGGCGCGTTTCGAGACCATCGGTCAACAGCACGCACGCATGCTGGTGGCCGCCGCCACCGATGGTTTTCATTGCAGCGCGTATGCCGATGCCCAGGCCATCATCTCGGCCGAAATGCTGCGCATGCGCTTCACGGCCAAGATGGTCCAGAAATTAAGCGAATCACTGCGCGCCCAGATGAGCGAGATGCGCGGGATCGAAAAGCAAGTGCTGGAGCTGGTGGTCAATCGCGGCGGCATGCCGCGCAGCCTGTTCATCGCGACCTTTCCCGGCAATGAAATCGACCTCGGCTGGATCGATCTGGTGGTGGCCGGACAGCAAGCCTATTGCGTCACGCTGGCCCGCCAGATACCCGCCATCAAGGAATTGCAGACCCGGCTGATGGCCTTGCAGGAGCGCGTCGGTTTGCCGCTGCCGCAACTGCGCCGCGTCAGCAAGCAAATGTCGACCGGCGAATTGCGGGCCCGTCAGGCCAAGCGCGACATGACCGAAGCCAATTTGCGGCTGGTTGTATCGATCGCCAAGAAGTACATCAACCGCGGCATGCAATTCCTCGACCTGATCCAGGAAGGCAATATCGGCTTGCTCAAGGCGGTCGATAAATTCGAGTACCGGCGCGGCTATAAGTTTTCGACCTATGCGACCTGGTGGATACGCCAGGCCGTGTCGCGCGCGATTGCCGATCAGGCCCGCACGATCCGGGTGCCGGTGCACATGCTCGAAACGGTCAACAAGCTCAACCGGATTGCCCGCCGCATCCTGCAGGAAACCGGCGTTGAAGCCGACCTGCCGACGCTGGCGCTGCACATGGAACTGACCGAACAAAAAGTGCGCGAGATCATGAAGATTGCGCGCGAGCCGATTTCGATGGAGTCGCCGGTCGGTGACGATGGCGATTCGCAGCTCGGTGACTTCATTCAGGACAGCACCACCACCGCGCCACTCGAAGCGGCCGTCGATGCCTCGATGCGTACCGCCATCAAGGAAGTCCTCGATGCCTTGCCACCGCGCGAAGCGAAAATCCTGCGCATGCGCTACGGCCTCGATACGCAGTCGGATCACACGCTCGAAGAAGTCGGCAAGCAGTTCGAAGTCACGCGTGAACGGATCCGTCAGATTGAAAGCAAGGCGCTGGTCAAACTGCGCCATCCGTCGCGGGCCGACAAACTGAAGATATTTGTCGAAGGTAACTGACAAGACGCTACTTGTGGGTAATACTCGGCTCCCGGCCGGTTGTTTGGCTTGAGCCGCGCTGCACTGCCTGCCCGCCACGGAGAATCGATGCTTCAGTTATTACCGTTTTGTTGCGCATGAAGTTGGACCTGCATTCCTGGCGGACTCGCCTCGGTGCGGCACTGAGTTTGCGCATCCGCATCGTCGCTGCAGTGCTGCTGACGATGTTGGCGGCTACGGTCACCGTGATGCTGGTGTCACTGTCGCTGGGCCGGCAGGAAATGAAAGAAATCATCACGACCGAGCAGGGCGCACTGCTGACCCGCACTGCCGATCAGATCGATCAGAAATTCGAACGCCGCCTTGCCTCGTTGGCACTGCTGGCCAAAAAAATCGCGCAAACGAACGCGGCCGGCCCGCAGGCATTGCAGCATTATCTGGAAGACCAGTCCGAATTATTGGTGTGGTTCGATAACCTGCTGGTGGCCGGGATCGACGGTGCGGTGCTCGCCAACATGCATTACCCGGCCAGTCGTAGCGGGGTTAGCCTGACCGGTCGGGATTATTTTCAAGACACCCTGTCACTGCGCACCGGTGTCATTTCGCGGCCGGTCAGCAGCGTCATCACAAACCGTCCGGTAATACTGATCACTGCACCGGTATTTGACTCTTCCGGCAAGATGGTGATGGTGCTCATTGGTACTATCGAGCTGGCAAAAGATAATTTTGTTGCCAGTCTGGGTAAGGCGCACATCGGCAAGTCGGGCTATTTTTTCATCATGACGTCCGATGGCGTGTTTGTGTCGCATCCGGATACCACGCGGATATTGCAGCCGGCGCATCCGTTTCTGGCGGCCAGTCCCGCGCTGGTACGTGCGATGGAGGGCTTCGAAGGAACCATCGAGTCGCCCGACAGTCTCGGTGCCCCCAGTCTTTTTTCATTCCGCCGCCTGTACAGCACCAGCTGGATCGTGGCATCGGTACAGCCAGCCCGCGAAGCTTTTTCGACCATCGACCGCGCCGAACGGCGCTCTCTGTTATTTGTGTTGTTGCTGGCGCTGTGCGTAGGACCACTGGCGTGGTGGGCGATCGACCGCCAGTTGCGACCGCTCGATCAGCTGGCCGGTCGCATCGATGCGGTCCGGCAGCGGCCGTCGCTGGTAATGCTCCCGGTGGTGTACGCCGCGACCGAGTTCGGGCGGCTGGCACAGTCGTTCGACGAACTGATGCGCGAGCGCCTGCTAGCCGATAGCCGTTATCAGCGCAGCGCCGAGGAATTGCGGGCAGCGACCGACAGCAAGCTTGATGCATTTTTCGTTCTGCAAGCCGAGCGCAACGCAGCCGGCGAGGTGATCGATTTTCGTTTCAGTTATATCAACGACATTGGCTTGCGGCTGTTAGGACTGGCGCGCGAACAGGTCATCGGGCAAGGCCTGTGCGAGCTATTGCCGGTCAACCGGACCGACGGGTTTTTTGACCGTTACGTGCAGGTCCTGCAATCGGGCATCCCACTGAAGGAAGAGTTCGCCATCGACACGCCTGGCATCCATGCGACCTGGTTGGCGCATCAGGTCACGCCGTTAGCCGATGGCGTGGCGATCACCTCGCGTGATATCAGCCAGCGCAAGCGGGACGAACTGGAACTGTCGACCAACCGTACTTTCCTGCAATCGCTGATTGATCATTTGCCGGTGATCGTCTATTCGAAAAGCATGCAAGCGCCGACCTACGGTCAGTTCGTGTTGTGGAACAAGGCAGCCGAGCGGCTCACCGGATTGACTGCGGCGGTGGTGATTGGCAAGACCAGCGGCGAACTATTTGCGCCGGACAGCGCGGCGGTCTATGACGAGCATGACCGGAAAATCATGGCGCGCCGCACGTCCATCGGCATACCGGGTCATCCAATGCGCGCGCTGGACGGTACGGTACGGATGTTGCGCACGCACTCGCTGCCGGTGTTTGATGCGGCCGGCGAGGTCGACTTCATACTCGGCATTTCGGAAGACATCACTGAACTGCATGCCGAACAACTCGCGCTGGAAGCGAGCGAGGAACGTCTGCGCGTGACACTCAATTCGATTGGCGACGCCGTCATCACGACCGACATGCAGGCCCGGGTGACCTACCTGAATCCGGTTGCCGAGCGCATGACCGGTTGGCTGTTGAGCAACGCGACCGGCCGGCCGCTGACCGAGGTGTTCCGGATTTACGCGGGCGATGACGACGTGCCGCTGTCTGATCCGGTGGCCGGGGTGATTGCCACCGGTGTCGCCAGCAGCACGCCGGGCAGTGCGATGCTGGCCGGCCCCGGCGGGGCACGCGCTGCGATCGAGGATATGGCATCACCGATTCGCGATGCCGGTGATGCGATGCTGGGCGTGGTGTTGGTATTCCACGATGTCAGCCAGGCCCACCGGATGGCCGAACAGATGACGCATCTGGCCGCGCATGATGCGCTGACCGGACTGCTCAACCGGCGCGAATTCGAGCGCCGGCTTGAACAGGCGGTCGCGTCGGCCACCCGCGACGGCATGGAACACACGGTGATGTACCTTGATCTGGACCAGTTCAAGATCGTCAACGATACCTGCGGCCACGTCGCCGGCGATGAATTGCTGCGCCAGCTGACCACGCTGCTGCACGCAAAACTGCGCCAGAGCGATACGCTGGCCCGCCTCGGCGGTGACGAGTTCGGCGTACTGCTCGAACACTGCGGCACCGTGCCGGCGCTGCGCGTGGCCGAGCAGTTGCGCCAGACCGTCAGCGATTTCCATTTTGTGTGGCTCGACAAATCCTTTCCGATCGGGGTGAGCATCGGCCTGGTCACGTTCGGCGCGGGCATCACGACGCCGGATATTTTGCGCATGGCCGACAGTGCCTGTTACGTCGCCAAGGACAAGGGTCGCAACCGGGTCCATGTGTACTCCGAAGAAAATGCCGAGCTGGTTCACCGGCAAGGTCAAATGAGCTGGGTAACGCGCTTGCGGCAGGCGCTCGACGAAGACCGTTTCGTGCTGTTCTGCCAGCCGATCATGGCACTCGGTCAGCGCCAGGGCAGCCATGAAGAGCTCCTGCTGCGCCTGCGCGCCGACGACGGGTCGCTGATCCCGCCGATGGCCTTCATTCCGGCGGCCGAACGCTATGGCCTGATGCCGGCGCTGGACCGCTGGGTGATCCGGCGAGCGCTGGCCACGCACGCGTTGCGTCACCCGCCCGGTGGCGCACCGGCGCTGGTGGCGATCAATCTGTCGGCTACCTCGATTTGCGACGAGACCTTTCTGCCCTTCGTGCTGGCCCAGTTCGCCCTGACCGGCGTGGCACCGTCGGAAATCTGCTTCGAGGTTACCGAGACCGCGGCCATCGCCAACCTTGGCGAAGCTACCATCCTGATGCGTGCACTCAAAGCGATAGGCTGCAAATTTTCGCTGGATGATTTTGGCAGCGGGATGTCGTCGTTTACTTACCTCAAGCATTTGCCGGTGGATTACCTGAAGATCGATGGCAGCTTC comes from Actimicrobium sp. CCC2.4 and encodes:
- a CDS encoding EAL domain-containing protein translates to MKLDLHSWRTRLGAALSLRIRIVAAVLLTMLAATVTVMLVSLSLGRQEMKEIITTEQGALLTRTADQIDQKFERRLASLALLAKKIAQTNAAGPQALQHYLEDQSELLVWFDNLLVAGIDGAVLANMHYPASRSGVSLTGRDYFQDTLSLRTGVISRPVSSVITNRPVILITAPVFDSSGKMVMVLIGTIELAKDNFVASLGKAHIGKSGYFFIMTSDGVFVSHPDTTRILQPAHPFLAASPALVRAMEGFEGTIESPDSLGAPSLFSFRRLYSTSWIVASVQPAREAFSTIDRAERRSLLFVLLLALCVGPLAWWAIDRQLRPLDQLAGRIDAVRQRPSLVMLPVVYAATEFGRLAQSFDELMRERLLADSRYQRSAEELRAATDSKLDAFFVLQAERNAAGEVIDFRFSYINDIGLRLLGLAREQVIGQGLCELLPVNRTDGFFDRYVQVLQSGIPLKEEFAIDTPGIHATWLAHQVTPLADGVAITSRDISQRKRDELELSTNRTFLQSLIDHLPVIVYSKSMQAPTYGQFVLWNKAAERLTGLTAAVVIGKTSGELFAPDSAAVYDEHDRKIMARRTSIGIPGHPMRALDGTVRMLRTHSLPVFDAAGEVDFILGISEDITELHAEQLALEASEERLRVTLNSIGDAVITTDMQARVTYLNPVAERMTGWLLSNATGRPLTEVFRIYAGDDDVPLSDPVAGVIATGVASSTPGSAMLAGPGGARAAIEDMASPIRDAGDAMLGVVLVFHDVSQAHRMAEQMTHLAAHDALTGLLNRREFERRLEQAVASATRDGMEHTVMYLDLDQFKIVNDTCGHVAGDELLRQLTTLLHAKLRQSDTLARLGGDEFGVLLEHCGTVPALRVAEQLRQTVSDFHFVWLDKSFPIGVSIGLVTFGAGITTPDILRMADSACYVAKDKGRNRVHVYSEENAELVHRQGQMSWVTRLRQALDEDRFVLFCQPIMALGQRQGSHEELLLRLRADDGSLIPPMAFIPAAERYGLMPALDRWVIRRALATHALRHPPGGAPALVAINLSATSICDETFLPFVLAQFALTGVAPSEICFEVTETAAIANLGEATILMRALKAIGCKFSLDDFGSGMSSFTYLKHLPVDYLKIDGSFVKDMIDDPVDRAMVEAIHRIGHVMGLQTIAEFVESEAIIAALREIGVDHAQGYAIGKPVQCDVS